A region of Micromonospora chokoriensis DNA encodes the following proteins:
- a CDS encoding DJ-1/PfpI family protein, with protein MPRALLLTGDAAEELDTMYPYYRVQEGGWDVDVSSRTMRDVQLVIHEFDPNSDAYVEKDGRKLPVDVPWADVDVERYDALIIPGGRAPEWIRVDADVRRITEHFFARNLPIALVCHGAQVPAVYGLLKGRKTACFPPITGDMENAGATVIDAPDVIDGNLVSCRGWPDMPQFGRAMMEVFSKSVSPAA; from the coding sequence GTGCCCAGAGCGCTGCTCCTGACCGGCGACGCCGCCGAAGAACTCGACACCATGTATCCCTACTACCGCGTGCAGGAGGGCGGCTGGGACGTCGACGTCTCGTCACGGACGATGCGTGACGTGCAACTGGTCATCCACGAGTTCGACCCCAACTCCGACGCCTACGTGGAGAAGGACGGCCGGAAGCTGCCGGTCGACGTGCCCTGGGCCGACGTCGACGTCGAGCGCTACGACGCGCTCATCATCCCCGGGGGGCGCGCTCCCGAGTGGATCCGGGTCGACGCCGACGTCAGGCGCATCACCGAGCACTTCTTCGCGCGCAACCTCCCCATCGCACTGGTGTGCCACGGCGCGCAGGTGCCGGCGGTGTACGGGCTGCTGAAGGGGCGCAAGACGGCGTGCTTCCCGCCCATCACCGGTGACATGGAGAACGCGGGCGCGACGGTCATCGACGCCCCCGACGTCATCGACGGCAACCTCGTCTCCTGCCGGGGATGGCCCGACATGCCGCAGTTCGGCCGGGCGATGATGGAGGTCTTCTCGAAGTCCGTCAGCCCCGCAGCATGA
- a CDS encoding alpha/beta fold hydrolase, which translates to MTTHRTVTVDGSPVHVLEGGAGPAVLMLHGSGPGTTGSGAWATTAQALGATWHLVAPDQAGFGRTPVPAGSRGGLRLWTEQAAGLMDALGIERYAVVGHSMGGAVALALAAARPEQVTRVVAVSTMGTPGAPLSADLDAIWGAPAGPLGARDMLSRLVLDQALVTDAAVDARAAAMREGAAAYASLFPPPRARWNDDLTLSAQTLASIGVPVLLVHGAEDRVTPLETTARPLLDHLADVRLHVLDRCGHVPATEHPQEFRQLLSGFLGQDRGH; encoded by the coding sequence GTGACGACACATCGGACCGTCACGGTCGACGGTTCCCCCGTCCACGTCCTCGAGGGCGGCGCCGGGCCCGCGGTGCTGATGCTGCACGGCTCCGGACCCGGCACGACCGGGTCCGGAGCCTGGGCAACGACAGCGCAGGCACTCGGAGCGACCTGGCACCTGGTGGCTCCGGACCAGGCGGGGTTCGGCCGCACACCTGTCCCGGCGGGCTCCCGAGGCGGGCTCCGGCTGTGGACGGAGCAGGCCGCCGGCCTGATGGACGCTCTCGGTATCGAGCGCTACGCGGTGGTGGGCCACTCGATGGGCGGTGCCGTGGCACTGGCGTTGGCGGCCGCACGCCCCGAGCAGGTCACCCGTGTCGTGGCGGTCTCGACGATGGGCACCCCCGGGGCCCCGCTGTCGGCCGACCTCGATGCGATCTGGGGCGCCCCCGCAGGCCCGCTCGGCGCACGGGACATGCTGAGTCGCCTCGTCCTCGACCAGGCGCTCGTGACCGATGCCGCCGTCGACGCCCGGGCAGCCGCGATGCGGGAGGGAGCCGCAGCGTATGCGTCGCTGTTCCCTCCACCCAGAGCGCGATGGAATGACGACCTCACCCTCTCGGCGCAGACGCTGGCCTCGATCGGCGTCCCGGTGCTGCTCGTGCACGGCGCCGAGGATCGGGTCACCCCGCTCGAAACGACGGCCCGGCCCTTGCTCGACCACCTGGCCGACGTCCGTCTGCACGTGCTCGACCGATGCGGGCATGTGCCGGCGACCGAGCACCCGCAGGAGTTCCGGCAACTGCTGTCGGGCTTCCTCGGTCAGGACCGAGGTCACTAG
- a CDS encoding carbohydrate ABC transporter permease, translated as MAVSVDEAVSTGPAPDHTPSTRRRGSRGRGRSVLEVALLTALAVVMLFPVLWMIETSIKDNRDVYAIPAKFFDFKVTLDHYRDVFVASESGRQPVSVSFLNSVVVAGVSTLLATVLGVPAAWAYSRLTLKAKKDQLFFILSTRFMPPVVVVIPIFLMYREVDLTDTKIGLILIYTAFNVPFTIWMMKGFVDEVPAEYEDAAMLDGWTRFQAFRKFTLPLLVPGIAATAVFALIFSWNEFVFAIFLTSSESVQTAPPAIAGLIGGTTTDWGLVAAASVVFALPVLVFAYLVRKHLIAGVTLGAVRR; from the coding sequence ATGGCCGTCTCCGTCGACGAGGCCGTGTCCACAGGTCCTGCCCCGGATCACACGCCCTCCACCCGCCGCCGCGGCAGCCGGGGCCGGGGCCGCTCCGTGCTGGAGGTCGCGCTGCTGACCGCGCTGGCCGTCGTGATGCTCTTCCCGGTGCTGTGGATGATCGAGACGTCCATCAAGGACAACCGGGACGTGTACGCGATCCCGGCGAAGTTCTTCGACTTCAAGGTCACCCTGGACCACTACCGGGACGTGTTCGTCGCCTCCGAGAGTGGCCGCCAGCCCGTGTCCGTCTCGTTCCTCAACTCCGTGGTGGTCGCCGGGGTCTCCACGCTGCTGGCCACCGTGCTGGGGGTTCCGGCGGCCTGGGCCTACTCACGCCTCACCCTGAAGGCCAAGAAGGACCAACTGTTCTTCATCCTGTCCACCCGCTTCATGCCGCCCGTCGTGGTCGTGATTCCGATCTTCCTCATGTACCGGGAGGTCGACCTCACCGACACCAAGATCGGCCTGATTCTCATCTACACCGCGTTCAACGTCCCGTTCACGATCTGGATGATGAAGGGGTTCGTCGACGAGGTGCCCGCCGAGTACGAGGATGCCGCCATGCTCGACGGCTGGACCCGATTCCAGGCGTTCCGAAAGTTCACCCTTCCCCTGCTCGTGCCCGGCATCGCCGCGACGGCGGTCTTCGCACTCATCTTCTCGTGGAACGAGTTCGTGTTCGCCATCTTCCTCACCTCCAGCGAAAGTGTGCAGACAGCCCCACCCGCCATCGCCGGCCTCATCGGCGGCACCACCACCGACTGGGGTCTCGTGGCCGCCGCCTCGGTGGTGTTCGCCCTACCGGTGCTCGTCTTCGCGTACCTGGTGCGCAAGCACCTCATCGCCGGTGTGACGCTCGGGGCGGTGCGACGCTGA
- a CDS encoding GntR family transcriptional regulator translates to MYDTLLGQLMSLRIEPGSRVTIDVLARELGVSQTPIRDALNRMEAEGLVVRVPHAGYRIPPQITRHRFEDMLEVRLLLEPAAARRSAERASSEQVAGLRRMLEEMAELEGGEGSTAYGAFGLRDAAFHDLVALSAENQVIREALARLHSHVHLFRLHHDTQVTHLAMAEHEDVVAAIAARDPDAAAYAMRRHILRSGDRFRRLFAEVTDANGLTVEA, encoded by the coding sequence GTGTACGACACGCTGCTCGGACAGCTGATGTCGCTCCGGATCGAGCCCGGCTCCCGGGTGACGATCGACGTCCTGGCCCGAGAGCTGGGGGTCTCGCAGACGCCCATCCGGGACGCCCTGAACCGCATGGAAGCCGAGGGCCTGGTCGTGCGTGTGCCCCATGCCGGCTACCGCATTCCCCCTCAGATCACCCGGCACCGCTTCGAGGACATGCTCGAGGTCCGCCTGCTCCTCGAACCGGCGGCGGCCCGCAGATCCGCCGAACGCGCATCCTCCGAGCAGGTGGCCGGTCTGCGACGGATGCTGGAGGAGATGGCGGAGCTGGAGGGGGGCGAGGGGTCCACGGCCTACGGTGCCTTCGGGCTGCGCGACGCCGCCTTCCACGACCTCGTCGCCCTGAGCGCGGAGAACCAGGTCATCCGTGAGGCGCTCGCTCGCCTGCACAGCCACGTACACCTCTTCCGGCTCCACCACGACACCCAGGTCACCCACCTGGCCATGGCCGAGCACGAGGATGTCGTGGCCGCGATCGCCGCACGTGACCCCGACGCCGCCGCCTACGCGATGCGTCGGCACATCCTGCGATCGGGTGATCGTTTCCGACGATTGTTCGCGGAAGTCACCGATGCGAATGGATTGACTGTGGAGGCTTGA
- a CDS encoding carbohydrate ABC transporter permease, producing the protein MASATSPAPGRSRRLSDRWLAVTFVSPALLLLLAMSVFPLLWALYLSFTDYSATRGGPADFVGFGNYTAILTSAQVHQRALTTLIYVIGAVGLQTVLGFTIAYLISRRTRGRGLLTTVFLIPMMLSPVVVGLFWRFMLDAQFGVVNSMLGSLGLGQVEWLTRQRTALVSLIVVDTWQWTPFIMLIALAGLSAVPKYLYEAASIDRASEWFRFRTITLPLVWPLLLIAVMFRGIEAFRLFDLVYILTNGGPGVSTETLSFHVYKVAFLGFNTGTASAYGILMVLVVIVLSQLYLRYLNKLKEG; encoded by the coding sequence GTGGCGTCTGCGACGTCACCCGCACCGGGTCGGTCCCGCCGGCTGAGTGACCGCTGGCTCGCCGTCACCTTCGTCTCCCCCGCGCTCCTGCTGTTGCTCGCCATGTCGGTGTTCCCGCTGCTGTGGGCGTTGTACCTGTCGTTCACCGACTACTCCGCCACCCGCGGAGGGCCCGCCGACTTCGTCGGGTTCGGGAACTACACCGCCATCCTGACGTCGGCGCAGGTCCACCAGCGGGCCCTGACGACGTTGATCTACGTGATCGGCGCCGTCGGCCTGCAGACCGTGCTCGGCTTCACCATCGCCTATCTGATCTCACGGCGTACCCGCGGGCGGGGCCTGCTCACCACTGTGTTCCTCATTCCGATGATGCTGTCACCGGTCGTGGTCGGGCTGTTCTGGCGATTCATGCTCGACGCGCAGTTCGGCGTGGTGAACAGCATGCTCGGCTCGCTCGGGCTGGGTCAGGTGGAGTGGCTCACCCGGCAGCGGACGGCCCTGGTCTCCCTGATCGTGGTCGACACCTGGCAGTGGACGCCGTTCATCATGCTCATCGCGCTCGCCGGCCTCAGCGCGGTGCCGAAGTACCTGTACGAGGCTGCCTCGATCGACCGGGCGTCCGAGTGGTTCCGGTTCCGCACCATCACTCTTCCGCTGGTGTGGCCGCTGCTGCTCATTGCCGTGATGTTCCGGGGCATCGAAGCGTTCCGGCTGTTCGACCTCGTCTACATCCTCACCAACGGTGGGCCGGGCGTCTCCACCGAGACGTTGTCGTTCCACGTCTACAAGGTCGCGTTCCTGGGCTTCAACACCGGAACCGCCTCGGCGTACGGAATCCTCATGGTCCTCGTCGTCATCGTCCTCTCGCAGTTGTACCTGCGCTACCTGAACAAGCTCAAGGAGGGCTGA
- a CDS encoding extracellular solute-binding protein — protein MATTVAACGDGKDDGDPKASAPKAPAAIPELTKDPLTLSFIWFEWPPAQALEAFANAEYKKERPNATVKVNTVPNANWHDAMFTQFAARKTDFDIAILDSQHIGEAVTNGNILDLTDFVKNNIEVNAYDPYLLAAYGQFPQAETGKRDENASLYGLPLLGDTWTMIYRKDLIGDKPPQTWDEMISVAEKCQADNPGVSGLAFHQANGSDAAAVTYNTVNGVYGGNLWDAKSRKIDGVLNDAAGQEAMDVLVNKMKPLTAKGSGNWFIDEVNAAVAQGKACIAFNWIAASGGLLDPKQSTLGTTREQILDKLGFATLPSQKTNLVPLGGMGMHVSAYSAAANQAEALNFMKWFERADIQKKWAAAGGVPSRTDAIQSPEFLNAGPFNKVYADSVPRMRDMWNVPEYARLVDIENTNVNAALNGAKKPKDALDDIAKEQQRVLDSSSRKGGGGL, from the coding sequence ATGGCCACGACCGTGGCGGCTTGTGGCGATGGCAAGGACGACGGCGACCCGAAGGCGAGCGCCCCCAAGGCGCCGGCGGCCATCCCGGAGCTCACCAAGGATCCGCTGACCCTCAGCTTCATCTGGTTCGAATGGCCCCCCGCGCAGGCACTGGAGGCCTTCGCCAACGCGGAGTACAAGAAGGAGCGGCCGAACGCGACCGTCAAGGTCAACACCGTGCCGAACGCGAACTGGCACGACGCGATGTTCACCCAGTTCGCCGCGCGCAAGACCGACTTCGACATCGCGATCCTGGACTCGCAGCACATCGGCGAGGCCGTGACGAACGGCAACATCCTCGACCTCACCGACTTCGTCAAGAACAACATCGAAGTCAACGCCTACGACCCGTACCTCCTGGCGGCCTACGGCCAGTTCCCCCAGGCGGAGACCGGCAAGCGCGACGAGAACGCCAGCCTGTACGGACTGCCGCTGCTCGGCGACACCTGGACGATGATCTACCGCAAGGACCTGATCGGCGACAAGCCGCCGCAGACCTGGGACGAGATGATCTCCGTCGCCGAGAAGTGCCAGGCGGACAACCCCGGCGTCAGCGGGCTGGCGTTCCACCAGGCCAACGGCTCCGACGCCGCGGCCGTCACCTACAACACGGTCAACGGCGTCTACGGCGGCAACCTCTGGGACGCCAAGTCCCGGAAGATCGATGGCGTCCTCAACGACGCCGCGGGCCAGGAGGCGATGGACGTCCTGGTCAACAAGATGAAGCCGCTGACCGCCAAGGGCTCCGGCAACTGGTTCATCGACGAGGTGAACGCCGCCGTCGCGCAGGGCAAGGCGTGCATCGCGTTCAACTGGATCGCCGCGAGCGGCGGCCTGCTCGACCCGAAGCAGTCGACGCTCGGCACCACCCGGGAGCAGATCCTCGACAAGCTGGGCTTTGCCACCCTGCCGAGCCAGAAGACGAACCTCGTCCCGCTCGGCGGTATGGGGATGCACGTGTCGGCCTACTCCGCGGCGGCGAACCAGGCGGAGGCCCTGAACTTCATGAAGTGGTTCGAGCGGGCCGACATCCAGAAGAAGTGGGCGGCGGCCGGTGGGGTGCCATCGCGTACCGACGCGATCCAGTCACCCGAGTTCCTGAACGCCGGGCCGTTCAACAAGGTGTACGCCGACTCGGTGCCGCGGATGCGGGACATGTGGAACGTGCCCGAGTACGCACGCCTCGTCGACATCGAGAACACGAACGTCAACGCGGCTCTCAACGGCGCGAAGAAGCCGAAGGACGCGCTCGACGACATCGCCAAGGAGCAGCAGCGCGTGCTCGACTCGAGCAGCCGTAAGGGCGGCGGCGGACTGTGA